One segment of Primulina tabacum isolate GXHZ01 chromosome 14, ASM2559414v2, whole genome shotgun sequence DNA contains the following:
- the LOC142524045 gene encoding uncharacterized protein LOC142524045, with translation MNAIDWKVPMLEHLELRDLGELEEIIDGPIPEGSNSFQTLKSLTLRYLPKLGYLWKSSNQNVSLVNLKSINISFCPNLRYLFSTATARSLVQLQSLEISFCNTIEKVLWIEMESNTEASIIEFPNLKRLKLHFLPKLLAFTQGVEIIKFPQLIELEIKCCPKLRTKIDQFPAGMIEKIVVSDRDYIEEIFRDDGNGHIIFQELRALRLQDLSSLTTFYGGAESIKFPKLKELWIGNSPRLNSFVPIDSEPTHDHNSLHFFCNKTVEIIGPKTLDLWNMPDKISKIWCRHIPTCFFHNLERLSIYNIDGIRNLISSSIAKALVNLNTLDINYCEEMIDAIEDETYVTVNSVFPNLEYLHIQVNCKLRSFCQWKHAFELPSLVDVQIAGCPLMKTFTLGSLSTPKFHRFQINGKDIEMKNLNGGIHHFTSTKVSFPHSCIQNFIYLCLRFLFLVLILYVV, from the exons ATGAATGCAATCGATTGGAAAGTCCCCATGTTGGAGCACCTGGAGCTGAGAGATCTCGGAGAGTTGGAAGAGATAATTGATGGTCCAATTCCAGAGGGATCCAATTCCTTCCAAACTCTAAAATCACTAACTCTTAGATATCTTCCCAAGTTGGGATATTTGTGGAAGAGTTCAAATCAGAATGTTTCACTGGTCAACCtcaaatccataaacatatctttttGTCCCAATCTACGATATCTCTTCTCAACGGCAACAGCAAGGAGTCTTGTACAACTTCAAAGCCTTGAAATTTCTTTCTGTAACACGATTGAAAAAGTGTTGTGGATTGAAATGGAAAGCAACACAGAGGCTTCTATTATTGAGTTCCCAAACTTGAAGAGACTGAAACTGCACTTTCTGCCAAAACTTTTAGCTTTCACCCAAGGAGttgaaatcataaaattccCCCAGTTgatagaactagaaatcaaatgctgCCCAAAGCTCCGAACCAAAATCGACCAATTCCCTGCCGGCATGATTGAGAAGATCGTCGTTAGTGATCGTGACtatatagaagaaatatttaggGATGATGGAAATGGTCATATCATATTCCAAGAATTGAGGGCACTGAGACTACAGGATCTCTCATCCCTGACAACATTTTACGGAGGTGCTGAAAGCATCAAGTTTCCAAAGCTGAAAGAGTTGTGGATTGGAAATTCGCCAAGGCTGAATAGTTTTGTGCCAATAGATTCAGAACCCACCCACGACCATAATTCTCTTCATTTCTTTTGCAATAAAACG GTTGAAATTATTGGCCCAAAGACACTTGATCTATGGAACATGCCCGATAAAATAAGCAAAATATGGTGTCGCCATATCCCTACCTGTTTCTTTCATAATCTTGAGAGATTGTCTATATATAACATTGATGGCATCAGAAACTTGATATCATCTTCAATAGCAAAAGCTCTTGTTAATCTCAATACACTAGATATAAACTATTGCGAAGAGATGATTGACGCGATTGAGGATGAGACATATGTAACTGTTAACTCTGTCTTTCCTAACCTGGAATATTTGCATATTCAAGTCAATTGTAAGTTGAGAAGTTTTTGCCAATGGAAGCATGCATTTGAGTTACCATCACTTGTCGATGTTCAAATAGCTGGTTGTCCCCTGATGAAAACTTTCACTTTGGGATCGCTAAGTACGCCAAAATTTCATCGGTTCCAGATAAATGGCAAGGACATTGAAATGAAAAACTTGAACGGCGGCATACATCATTTCACAAGTACTAAGGTAAGTTTTCCACATTCTtgcattcaaaattttatatatttgtgcCTTCGATTTTTGTTCCTTGTACTTATATTGTATGTAGTTTAA
- the LOC142525013 gene encoding putative disease resistance protein At4g27220: MEADKVIEVQVLDEKEAWTLFREKSGDRVDDLYLRPIAEEVAAECKGLPIALATVGKALKNRSIKTRKDALLQLRGANPTNFPQVLENVFMPLKLSYDFLETESEKSIFLLCCLFPEDYNIRIEDLALLSFGLGMFEGINNIEDGRNRTFHLLERLRSRFLLMTGTEEEEVKMHDVVRDVAIFMVQKKNKGF; this comes from the coding sequence ATGGAAGCCGATAAAGTTATTGAAGTTCAAGTCTTAGACGAAAAAGAAGCTTGGACACTTTTTAGAGAGAAATCTGGTGATCGCGTGGATGATTTATATTTGCGTCCCATAGCAGAAGAAGTCGCAGCAGAATGCAAAGGTTTGCCAATTGCGCTTGCAACTGTTGGTAAAGCTctgaaaaatagaagtataaaGACCCGGAAAGATGCACTTCTACAACTGAGAGGAGCTAACCCAACGAATTTCCCGCAAGTtctggaaaatgtttttatgcctCTGAAACTGAGTTACGATTTCTTGGAAACTGAAAGTGAAAAGTCCATTTTCCTGCTATGTTGCTTGTTTCCCGAAGATTATAACATCCGGATTGAGGACTTGGCTTTGCTCAGCTTTGGGTTAGGCATGTTTGAGGGAATCAACAATATTGAAGATGGAAGAAACAGAACATTTCATTTATTGGAGAGGCTTAGAAGTCGTTTTTTATTGATGACTGGTACTGAGGAAGAAGAGGTAAAAATGCATGATGTTGTTCGTGATGTGGCTATTTTCATGGttcaaaagaaaaacaaggGTTTTTGA
- the LOC142525012 gene encoding putative disease resistance protein At1g61190, with protein sequence MSNRNQKIEEARLRAEIPTTDVQNWSNEGSQKLEEATRILQGCDDLKLWNVIPRYSVGKSAKETAEGISKLREEGNSIRIADPAPPAAMVPISHAPTLEFQSRKSMEEDIIKSLKDGNVRMIAICGAGGVGKTTMVRRIEESVRKEFDEVVTVVFSQQTDKTKIQNQIAEILRLGLSEKTLEGRAHILRTRLMDSKKKLVIFD encoded by the coding sequence ATGAGCAATAGGAACCAAAAGATTGAGGAGGCTCGGCTTCGTGCCGAGATTCCTACTACTGATGTCCAAAATTGGTCAAATGAAGGCTCTCAGAAGCTTGAGGAGGCGACGAGGATTTTGCAAGGCTGCGATGATCTTAAGCTATGGAATGTAATCCCGCGGTACTCGGTGGGAAAGAGTGCCAAAGAAACAGCAGAAGGCATCTCAAAACTACGAGAAGAAGGAAATTCGATTAGGATTGCTGATCCCGCCCCTCCGGCAGCAATGGTACCTATCTCTCATGCACCAACTTTGGAGTTTCAATCGAGAAAAAGCATGGAGGAAGACATCATCAAGTCTCTGAAAGATGGCAACGTCCGCATGATAGCGATTTGCGGCGCGGGAGGTGTTGGGAAGACAACTATGGTGCGAAGAATTGAGGAAAGTGTGAGAAAAGAATTTGATGAGGTCGTGACTGTAGTTTTCAGTCAACAAACTGACAAGACTAAAATTCAGAATCAAATTGCCGAAATTTTACGTTTGGGTTTGAGCGAGAAGACTTTGGAGGGTAGAGCACATATATTGCGCACTAGGCTAATGGATTCGAAGAAGAAACTCGTAATATTTGATTGA